A window of Apium graveolens cultivar Ventura chromosome 8, ASM990537v1, whole genome shotgun sequence contains these coding sequences:
- the LOC141680119 gene encoding uncharacterized protein LOC141680119, whose product MLRHYFQGREIRVDTNQPLRKIIHKPDISGRLVNWVVELSQFNLSFIPRTAIKAQALADLIIECNFPEEEPEPINMDPEIEQNACPGAWTLKVDGSSTSKRSGVGLILKSPEGFTIQTAISFGFPVTNNQAEYEALIAGLKLSRTLRVQDLKIYSDSQIVVKQTNGEYMEKDPILAKYQALVQSYLPSIPNHQVLQICREENEEGDILSKLVRNSSDLDCSVYFEELHKPSIESGEVLEIESNQNWMTPFINYLEKGELPEDKGKA is encoded by the coding sequence ATGCTCAGGCACTACTTCCAAGGAAGAGAAATCAGAGTGGACACAAATCAGCCCTTAAGGAAGATAATTCACAAGCCAGATATCTCGGGAAGACTTGTCAATTGGGTTGTGGAGTTGAGCCAGTTCAATTTAAGCTTCATTCCCCGGACTGCCATTAAAGCTCAAGCACTTGCAGATCtcataatcgaatgcaacttcccAGAAGAAGAGCCAGAACCAATAAACATGGATCCAGAAATAGAACAAAATGCATGTCCGGGAGCCTGGACCTTGAAagtagatggttcttcaacaagcAAAAGGTCAGGAGTCGGGCTCATACTAAAGAGTCCTGAAGGATTCACCATTCAAACAGCTATATCTTTCGGATTCCCCGTAACAAACAACCAGGCAGAATATGAGGCGTTAATTGCAGGACTAAAGCTCTCCAGGACCCTGAGGGTCCAGGACttaaaaatctacagcgactcccagatagtggtcaagcaaacaaacGGAGAATATATGGAAAAAGACCCTATTCTGGCGAAGTACCAAGCACTGGTTCAAAGTTACTTACCCTCAATACCAAACCATCAAGTCCTTCAGATATGtcgagaagaaaatgaagaaggggaTATTCTATCCAAATTAGTCCGGAACTCATCAGATCTGGACTGCTCAGTTTACTTCGAAGAACTCCACAAACCATCTATTGAATCCGGAGAGGTCTTGGAGATCGAAAGCAACCAGAACTGGATGACTCCCTTCATCAACTATTTGGAGAAAGGGGAGCTCCCGGAGGATAAAGGAAAAGCCTAA
- the LOC141678877 gene encoding uncharacterized protein LOC141678877 isoform X1: MFQMEELFKNTTFAPHTAAAVGSIALSAALTYPIDTLKTLIQVGSNSSKQLTPAQVLHRVRTLSGNSGLYNGFGWLALGRMPGLAARFGTYEILTAFYKDGREDNYVYASEALLAGVATGAVVSVINTPFELLKIRSQVTSASLVPSTTSAVAMNAVSPSIARLFPGHYMDMKALNKSAGLLSTLNTKHPDIITALKDYPWMMTGSGRPPAVYNVRNPWDIITLEGWSALWRGLRSGIFRDSIFCGVFFTSWQVLHQAMLDWKAVSMDPPPRYDEEIGPLSPLSVSFSAGISGSVAAASSHCFDTAKSRSQCIVVPKFISMERRLLKWSRPGNRFESVTGIHPRDRNILFRGFWLRMARSGIVSFLLVGSYYFAVDQLVSI, translated from the exons ATGTTTCAGATGGAGGAATTGTTCAAGAACACGACATTTGCACCCCACACTGCTGCTGCTGTTGGATCCATCGCATTAAGTGCTGCACTCACTTACCCTATTGATACATTAAAAACCCTGATACAG GTTGGATCAAACTCTAGTAAACAGTTGACTCCAGCTCAGGTTCTTCATAGAGTTCGTACTTTATCAGGAAATTCAG GTTTGTACAATGGTTTTGGTTGGTTGGCTTTGGGAAGAATGCCAGGTCTTGCTGCTCGGTTTGGTACCTATGAAATACTAACAGCTTTTTACAAAG ATGGTCGAGAAGATAATTATGTCTATGCCTCCGAGGCCCTCCTGGCAGGAGTAGCTACAGGTGCTGTGGTGTCGGTCATTAACACTCCATTTGAACTTCTCAAAATTCGTTCACAGGTTACTTCCGCTTCTCTTGTTCCAAGCACCACCTCTGCTGTAGCAATGAATGCTGTCTCGCCTTCAATTGCAAGATTATTTCCAGGACATTATATGGACATGAAAGCCCTGAACAAGTCTGCGGGTCTTTTGTCCACTCTTAATACAAAACATCCCGACATAATTACTGCATTAAAAGATTACCCTTGGATGATGACTGGATCAGGGAGACCTCCAGCTGTTTACAATGTAAGAAATCCTTGGGACATCATCACTTTAGAAGGGTGGAGTGCACTGTGGAGAGGTCTGCGTTCAGGAATCTTTCGAGATTCCATTTTTTGTGGTGTATTTTTTACAAGCTGGCAAGTTCTTCACCAAGCAATGCTTGACTGGAAGGCAGTTTCAATGGATCCTCCACCCAG atatgatgaagaaattgGCCCATTATCTCCTTTATCAGTAAGTTTTTCTGCTGGTATTTCTGGCTCGGTTGCTGCTGCCTCCTCTCATTGTTTTGACACTGCTAAGAGCCGTTCACAGTGTATAGTGGTCCCCAAG ttcatatccATGGAGAGGAGGTTGCTGAAGTGGTCACGGCCAGGAAATAGATTTGAGAGTGTTACGGGTATCCATCCTAGAGATAGGAATATATTGTTCCGTGGGTTTTGGTTAAGGATGGCTCGAAGTGGAATAGTATCATTTTTATTGGTAGGGAGCTATTATTTTGCTGTTGATCAGCTGGTTTCGATATGA
- the LOC141678877 gene encoding uncharacterized protein LOC141678877 isoform X2: MEELFKNTTFAPHTAAAVGSIALSAALTYPIDTLKTLIQVGSNSSKQLTPAQVLHRVRTLSGNSGLYNGFGWLALGRMPGLAARFGTYEILTAFYKDGREDNYVYASEALLAGVATGAVVSVINTPFELLKIRSQVTSASLVPSTTSAVAMNAVSPSIARLFPGHYMDMKALNKSAGLLSTLNTKHPDIITALKDYPWMMTGSGRPPAVYNVRNPWDIITLEGWSALWRGLRSGIFRDSIFCGVFFTSWQVLHQAMLDWKAVSMDPPPRYDEEIGPLSPLSVSFSAGISGSVAAASSHCFDTAKSRSQCIVVPKFISMERRLLKWSRPGNRFESVTGIHPRDRNILFRGFWLRMARSGIVSFLLVGSYYFAVDQLVSI; this comes from the exons ATGGAGGAATTGTTCAAGAACACGACATTTGCACCCCACACTGCTGCTGCTGTTGGATCCATCGCATTAAGTGCTGCACTCACTTACCCTATTGATACATTAAAAACCCTGATACAG GTTGGATCAAACTCTAGTAAACAGTTGACTCCAGCTCAGGTTCTTCATAGAGTTCGTACTTTATCAGGAAATTCAG GTTTGTACAATGGTTTTGGTTGGTTGGCTTTGGGAAGAATGCCAGGTCTTGCTGCTCGGTTTGGTACCTATGAAATACTAACAGCTTTTTACAAAG ATGGTCGAGAAGATAATTATGTCTATGCCTCCGAGGCCCTCCTGGCAGGAGTAGCTACAGGTGCTGTGGTGTCGGTCATTAACACTCCATTTGAACTTCTCAAAATTCGTTCACAGGTTACTTCCGCTTCTCTTGTTCCAAGCACCACCTCTGCTGTAGCAATGAATGCTGTCTCGCCTTCAATTGCAAGATTATTTCCAGGACATTATATGGACATGAAAGCCCTGAACAAGTCTGCGGGTCTTTTGTCCACTCTTAATACAAAACATCCCGACATAATTACTGCATTAAAAGATTACCCTTGGATGATGACTGGATCAGGGAGACCTCCAGCTGTTTACAATGTAAGAAATCCTTGGGACATCATCACTTTAGAAGGGTGGAGTGCACTGTGGAGAGGTCTGCGTTCAGGAATCTTTCGAGATTCCATTTTTTGTGGTGTATTTTTTACAAGCTGGCAAGTTCTTCACCAAGCAATGCTTGACTGGAAGGCAGTTTCAATGGATCCTCCACCCAG atatgatgaagaaattgGCCCATTATCTCCTTTATCAGTAAGTTTTTCTGCTGGTATTTCTGGCTCGGTTGCTGCTGCCTCCTCTCATTGTTTTGACACTGCTAAGAGCCGTTCACAGTGTATAGTGGTCCCCAAG ttcatatccATGGAGAGGAGGTTGCTGAAGTGGTCACGGCCAGGAAATAGATTTGAGAGTGTTACGGGTATCCATCCTAGAGATAGGAATATATTGTTCCGTGGGTTTTGGTTAAGGATGGCTCGAAGTGGAATAGTATCATTTTTATTGGTAGGGAGCTATTATTTTGCTGTTGATCAGCTGGTTTCGATATGA
- the LOC141678877 gene encoding uncharacterized protein LOC141678877 isoform X3 yields the protein MFQMEELFKNTTFAPHTAAAVGSIALSAALTYPIDTLKTLIQVGSNSSKQLTPAQVLHRVRTLSGNSGLYNGFGWLALGRMPGLAARFGTYEILTAFYKDGREDNYVYASEALLAGVATGAVVSVINTPFELLKIRSQVTSASLVPSTTSAVAMNAVSPSIARLFPGHYMDMKALNKSAGLLSTLNTKHPDIITALKDYPWMMTGSGRPPAVYNVRNPWDIITLEGWSALWRGLRSGIFRDSIFCGVFFTSWQVLHQAMLDWKAVSMDPPPRYDEEIGPLSPLSVSFSAGISGSVAAASSHCFDTAKSRSQCIVVPKFGDYMWRRFYLKNRQ from the exons ATGTTTCAGATGGAGGAATTGTTCAAGAACACGACATTTGCACCCCACACTGCTGCTGCTGTTGGATCCATCGCATTAAGTGCTGCACTCACTTACCCTATTGATACATTAAAAACCCTGATACAG GTTGGATCAAACTCTAGTAAACAGTTGACTCCAGCTCAGGTTCTTCATAGAGTTCGTACTTTATCAGGAAATTCAG GTTTGTACAATGGTTTTGGTTGGTTGGCTTTGGGAAGAATGCCAGGTCTTGCTGCTCGGTTTGGTACCTATGAAATACTAACAGCTTTTTACAAAG ATGGTCGAGAAGATAATTATGTCTATGCCTCCGAGGCCCTCCTGGCAGGAGTAGCTACAGGTGCTGTGGTGTCGGTCATTAACACTCCATTTGAACTTCTCAAAATTCGTTCACAGGTTACTTCCGCTTCTCTTGTTCCAAGCACCACCTCTGCTGTAGCAATGAATGCTGTCTCGCCTTCAATTGCAAGATTATTTCCAGGACATTATATGGACATGAAAGCCCTGAACAAGTCTGCGGGTCTTTTGTCCACTCTTAATACAAAACATCCCGACATAATTACTGCATTAAAAGATTACCCTTGGATGATGACTGGATCAGGGAGACCTCCAGCTGTTTACAATGTAAGAAATCCTTGGGACATCATCACTTTAGAAGGGTGGAGTGCACTGTGGAGAGGTCTGCGTTCAGGAATCTTTCGAGATTCCATTTTTTGTGGTGTATTTTTTACAAGCTGGCAAGTTCTTCACCAAGCAATGCTTGACTGGAAGGCAGTTTCAATGGATCCTCCACCCAG atatgatgaagaaattgGCCCATTATCTCCTTTATCAGTAAGTTTTTCTGCTGGTATTTCTGGCTCGGTTGCTGCTGCCTCCTCTCATTGTTTTGACACTGCTAAGAGCCGTTCACAGTGTATAGTGGTCCCCAAG TTTGGTGATTACATGTGGCGGCGCTTCTACCTGAAAAATAGGCAGTAA